One Candidatus Nitronauta litoralis genomic window, AACAGGCCTATAAGCTGGTAAAGCCTGAAGAGTTGGATGCTCTTAAGCTGGCAGCCAATCGAGTGAGGGAATTCCACGAAAAGCAGAAACAGGATTCCTGGGACTATCAGGACGGGGAGACGGGGTTGGGGCAAATGATACGGCCTCTGGCTGTAGCGGGGCTTTATGTGCCTGGTGGAAAGGCCGCCTATCCCTCTTCCGTATTAATGAACGCGATTCCAGCCCGGGTTGCAGGGGTGGGGACTCTGGTTATGTGTTCCCCTACGCCAGATGGGCAATCCAGCCCACATTCGCTTGTAGCGGCGGATCTGGCTGGGGTAGACCGAATATTTAAAATAGGAGGCGCCCAGGCCGTTGCGGCAATGGCTTTTGGGACCCGGACAGTGCCGCAGGTTGATAAGATTGTAGGGCCTGGAAACATTTATGTGGCACTTGCCAAGCGGATGGTGTTTGGGAGAGTCGACATCGATATGATTGCCGGGCCCAGCGAAATCCTGGTTTTGGCTGATGAAAGTGCCCGTCCTGGCTTTGTCGCGGCGGATCTGCTGTCCCAGGCGGAACATGATGAGGAGGCTGTCCCCTTGCTGGTCACGACTTGTGAAGAATTGGCCCATGCTGTTTTGAAGGAGCTGGAGGTTCAAAAGAAGCAATTGAAACGCAAGGATATCGTTGAACAGTCGTTGGCTACTAAATGTATACTCCTTGTGACGGAATCCCTTGATCAGGCAGTGGATATTGCTAACCGGATTGCAGCAGAGCACCTGGAGCTTGCCGTGAAAGACCCAAGGGGGTTGTTGCCCAGAATTCATAATGCGGGCGCTATTTTTTTGGGCCATTTCACCCCCGAGGCGATTGGGGACTATCTTGCCGGTCCTAATCACGTGCTCCCAACCAGCGGTACGGCGAGATTTTCGTCACCACTGGGAGTTTACGACTTCGTCAAGAAAACAAGTTTGATTGAGTGTACTGAAAAGTCCCTTTCAGATTTGGGGGCTGCCTGTCAGATCCTGGCGAATATGGAAAAGCTGGATGCCCATGCCCGTGCTGTATCGCTACGCCTTGAGGGTGAAAAATCCTGAAAAGACGTTTTAAAGCCATGGTTTGGAAAATTTCTTGACATGATTCAGGAGGCATGATAAATATCGGCGGATTGGGCTTGTAAGGCCTGAGTGAGGGGTAACCCCTTGCGTTTAAAAAGACTTGTGAAATCAACTCGTTAGCGGCTATGTGGCCTGTTTTTCTGGGGGGTACGCAGAAGGGTGGGCTATGGTTGTGCTCCCTGCGGGGTGGTTTTGAGTAAGTATAAATTGCCTTTATTTGAGTGGGTGTTTGCAAAATTTTGAATAAAAACTGTTCAAACACTAGGATTTTAAAGATCTTACCTTTAAGGAGGTCAGACAATGGTTAGTACGAAAATGAACAAACTCCGGGCGCTGCCTTTCGCTATGTTTTTGGCCCTGGCTGCATTTGCAGTCAATGGTCTGATGGCGGATGTTGCGAGTGCCAAGGAGGTCTTTGCAGAACAGGCTTTCGCTGAGCAGGCGTTCGCGAAGGAGGTTCTGGCAGAGGAGGGGGCTGAGGGCGAAGGAGAAGGCGAGCCGGCTATCGAATGGAGCCAGGACGTTTTCTATAAGGACTGGGAGGGTAATCCTCTGAAAGGTCCGGTCAGCGGTGCCCCAGCTCCGGATTTGGGTCCGAATGATTACAATAATTACGATTTCGCGCCGAGCCGGATTCTGCTGTGGATTGCCAATCAGCAGCATCTCTACTTTGGTAGTTTCGTGCTGGCGGTTCCGATCTTCTGTATGTTGATCGAGTTTATCGGAATCCGGACTCGTGAAAGTGACCCCGTGCTGTCTGAAAAGTATGATCGGTTGGCGCAGGATCTAATGAAGGTTTCTCTGACGGCATACTCCTGGACTGCGATCCTGGGTGGTGTGTTGCTGTTTACCTTTATTACTCTGTTCCCCGGGTTCTTCAAGTATATGGCCGGAATCTTCCGTCCTGTAATGCACGTTTATGCTCTCATGTTCCTGGCTGAAAGTGGTGTTCTTTATGTTTACTACTATGGCTGGGAAAAAATGAAGCATGACCCGTTCCTGAAGTGGATTCATTGTTCGCTGTCGGTTCTCTTGAACCTGATTGGTACCGTTCTGATGTATCTGGCGAATTCCTGGGCGACCTTTATGCAGGCGCCGGGTGGAATCGATGAGCAGGGTCGTTTTCTGGGTAACATCTGGCATGTTATTCACTCCACCCTCTGGAACCCGGTAGGGGTGCATCGCATCCTGGGTAATATCGTGTTTGGTGGTGGTATTGTTGGTGCCTATGCGGCTTACCATTATCTGACCGCAAAAACACCGGAAGAAAAAGCGCATTACGACTGGGTTTGTTATATCGCGATGTTTATCGCGATTTTTGGTTTGATTCCTCTTCCGTTTGCTGGTTACTGGCTGATGAAAGAGGTGTACGCGTTCCGTCAGCAAATGGGTATTACCCTGATGGGTGGAATCATGGCCTGGCTCTTCATTATCCAGGCGGTTATGATCGGGTTGCTCTTCTTCGGGGCGAATTCGTATCTGCATAACTCGATGGCGAGGGTGCGCGGTTCGCACCGTTACATGAAGTATTGTAAGTATATGGTTCTTGTCCTGATCGTATGTTTTACGGCCTGGATGACGCCTCATACTATCGTAATGACCCCTGCTGAATTGAAAGAGATGGGGGGTGCTCAGCATCCTGTTGTTGGTCACTTTGGGGTTATGTCGGCCAAAAATACGGCTGTTAATCTCATGATCACAACCACGATCTTC contains:
- a CDS encoding cytochrome ubiquinol oxidase subunit I: MVSTKMNKLRALPFAMFLALAAFAVNGLMADVASAKEVFAEQAFAEQAFAKEVLAEEGAEGEGEGEPAIEWSQDVFYKDWEGNPLKGPVSGAPAPDLGPNDYNNYDFAPSRILLWIANQQHLYFGSFVLAVPIFCMLIEFIGIRTRESDPVLSEKYDRLAQDLMKVSLTAYSWTAILGGVLLFTFITLFPGFFKYMAGIFRPVMHVYALMFLAESGVLYVYYYGWEKMKHDPFLKWIHCSLSVLLNLIGTVLMYLANSWATFMQAPGGIDEQGRFLGNIWHVIHSTLWNPVGVHRILGNIVFGGGIVGAYAAYHYLTAKTPEEKAHYDWVCYIAMFIAIFGLIPLPFAGYWLMKEVYAFRQQMGITLMGGIMAWLFIIQAVMIGLLFFGANSYLHNSMARVRGSHRYMKYCKYMVLVLIVCFTAWMTPHTIVMTPAELKEMGGAQHPVVGHFGVMSAKNTAVNLMITTTIFCFLLYQRANKKITVKWATIGNCWLGAIFVGAACNIVYLGVYGYFLPANQRVGLSVPQVTTTLTTLFAGTAINISMFKDSESYGDIEWGTQSRVATYAIFLLAISFTWLMGLMGYIRSAVRLFWHVTEVLRDNSPDAYTLTIGEAGKILTFNALFVWVQFVIVFWVGSLTGKKKVESAAPQGVPVPAQQQQ
- the hisD gene encoding histidinol dehydrogenase, coding for MKILKYSDPDFNETIEQLVNRCEVDFGVQDKVVREIITAVQHEGDAALLRYTNQFDRASFAIDELEVEREEVEQAYKLVKPEELDALKLAANRVREFHEKQKQDSWDYQDGETGLGQMIRPLAVAGLYVPGGKAAYPSSVLMNAIPARVAGVGTLVMCSPTPDGQSSPHSLVAADLAGVDRIFKIGGAQAVAAMAFGTRTVPQVDKIVGPGNIYVALAKRMVFGRVDIDMIAGPSEILVLADESARPGFVAADLLSQAEHDEEAVPLLVTTCEELAHAVLKELEVQKKQLKRKDIVEQSLATKCILLVTESLDQAVDIANRIAAEHLELAVKDPRGLLPRIHNAGAIFLGHFTPEAIGDYLAGPNHVLPTSGTARFSSPLGVYDFVKKTSLIECTEKSLSDLGAACQILANMEKLDAHARAVSLRLEGEKS